One Jeotgalicoccus saudimassiliensis DNA window includes the following coding sequences:
- a CDS encoding metal ABC transporter permease, with the protein MIEAIFNYDFMKYSFISGIIVGLIAPLLGTFIVVRRLSLIADALSHVALGGIAFGVYLTSVFNIIINPVISGIVFSVIGALGIERLRGLYKHYSEIAIPIIMSLGIALSVLFLSLANGFNQDLFGYLFGSISAVSFNDMILIGIIGIIVLLFVFFLYKEMFFISFDEEYAGVMKLSKYIHIIFIVLVALVISASMRIVGILLVSAMMTLPVASAMRITSSFKQLMAVSIIFGEISVIAGLFLGFHLNISPGGTIVLVSVAILLCTLVLNRVGVVRNAQRTG; encoded by the coding sequence ATGATCGAGGCAATTTTCAACTATGACTTTATGAAGTATTCATTTATAAGCGGTATTATTGTCGGGCTCATTGCACCGCTCCTCGGTACGTTTATCGTTGTGAGAAGACTGTCGCTGATTGCCGATGCACTTAGCCATGTTGCACTTGGCGGTATCGCATTCGGCGTGTATTTAACGTCGGTGTTTAATATCATTATCAATCCGGTTATATCGGGTATCGTGTTTTCAGTTATCGGCGCTCTCGGCATTGAAAGACTGCGCGGCCTGTATAAACATTATTCCGAAATCGCCATCCCGATAATTATGAGTCTCGGTATTGCACTGAGCGTCCTGTTTTTGTCGCTCGCGAACGGCTTTAACCAGGATCTGTTCGGATATCTGTTCGGAAGCATCAGTGCAGTGAGTTTTAATGATATGATACTCATCGGAATCATCGGCATTATCGTGCTGCTGTTTGTATTCTTCTTATATAAGGAAATGTTTTTCATATCATTCGATGAAGAATACGCAGGCGTAATGAAGTTAAGCAAATATATTCACATTATATTTATCGTACTAGTCGCGCTGGTTATCAGTGCATCCATGCGCATCGTCGGCATACTGCTTGTGAGCGCAATGATGACACTGCCGGTCGCGAGTGCTATGAGAATCACTTCAAGTTTCAAACAGCTTATGGCTGTCAGCATAATTTTCGGAGAGATTTCAGTAATCGCAGGGCTGTTCCTCGGATTCCACCTGAATATCTCACCGGGCGGCACAATTGTACTTGTCTCAGTCGCAATATTACTATGTACGCTGGTACTAAATCGTGTAGGAGTTGTCAGGAATGCACAAAGAACTGGTTGA
- a CDS encoding Fur family transcriptional regulator: MHKELVDYKEMLKEAKFKVTKKRLRMIEIFMEDERYLSAKEIQEMMNQDYPGISYDTIYRNLHTLKDINVLEQTTFSGEMQYKISCTDHHHHHFICEQCGETKVVRYCPVETWENELNGVKINSHKIELYGLCEKCQ; the protein is encoded by the coding sequence ATGCACAAAGAACTGGTTGACTATAAAGAGATGCTCAAAGAAGCGAAATTTAAAGTAACGAAAAAACGTCTTCGCATGATAGAGATATTTATGGAAGACGAAAGATATTTATCTGCAAAAGAAATCCAGGAAATGATGAATCAGGACTATCCCGGGATCAGTTATGATACGATTTACCGTAATCTGCATACGCTTAAAGACATCAATGTACTGGAACAGACAACATTCAGCGGGGAAATGCAGTACAAAATATCCTGTACCGATCATCATCACCATCACTTCATCTGTGAACAGTGCGGAGAGACAAAAGTCGTCCGGTACTGTCCGGTGGAAACGTGGGAAAACGAGCTGAACGGCGTTAAAATTAACAGCCACAAAATAGAACTGTACGGTTTATGTGAAAAGTGTCAGTAA
- the ispG gene encoding flavodoxin-dependent (E)-4-hydroxy-3-methylbut-2-enyl-diphosphate synthase has protein sequence MYMSGITHRTQTRKVKVGDLTIGGADEIIIQSMTTTKTHDVEATVAQINELEEAGCQIVRVACPKEEDALAIAEIKKRINIPLVVDIHFDYKLALIAVEGGADKIRINPGNIGRREKVEEVVKACKEKGIPIRIGVNAGSLERHIIKKYGYPTADGMVESALHHIKILEDLDFHDIIVSMKASDVNLAVEAYEKAAAAFDYPLHIGITESGTLFAGTVKSAAGLGTIISKGIGNTMRISLSADPVEEIKVCKELLKVFGLASNAATLIACPTCGRIEIDLISIANEMEEYISHVKAPLKVAVLGCAVNGPGEAREADIGIAGARGEGLLFMHGKTVRKVPEETMVDELKKEIDIMAEAYHEKQRLEKEAEEAEAR, from the coding sequence TTGTATATGTCTGGAATTACACATCGTACACAAACTAGAAAAGTTAAAGTTGGCGATCTTACTATCGGCGGCGCCGATGAAATTATCATTCAAAGTATGACAACTACGAAAACACATGATGTTGAGGCAACTGTTGCTCAGATTAACGAGCTTGAAGAAGCAGGATGTCAGATTGTTCGCGTTGCATGTCCAAAAGAAGAAGATGCACTTGCGATTGCAGAAATCAAAAAACGTATCAATATACCGCTTGTTGTCGATATCCACTTCGACTATAAGCTGGCATTAATCGCAGTTGAAGGCGGAGCGGATAAAATCCGTATTAACCCGGGTAACATCGGACGCCGCGAAAAAGTGGAAGAAGTTGTTAAAGCTTGTAAGGAAAAAGGTATTCCAATCCGTATCGGGGTTAACGCAGGTAGTCTTGAACGTCATATTATTAAAAAGTACGGCTACCCTACTGCCGACGGTATGGTTGAAAGTGCACTGCACCACATTAAGATTTTAGAAGACCTCGATTTCCACGACATTATCGTTTCGATGAAAGCATCGGACGTTAACCTTGCGGTTGAAGCTTACGAAAAAGCTGCTGCGGCATTTGATTACCCGCTCCACATCGGTATTACAGAAAGCGGAACGCTGTTTGCAGGAACTGTTAAGAGTGCTGCCGGACTCGGTACTATTATTTCCAAAGGTATCGGGAACACAATGCGTATTTCACTGTCTGCCGATCCGGTTGAGGAAATTAAAGTATGTAAAGAGCTGCTGAAAGTTTTCGGACTTGCAAGTAACGCAGCCACACTGATTGCATGTCCTACATGCGGACGTATTGAAATCGATCTGATATCAATAGCAAACGAAATGGAAGAATATATTTCACACGTTAAAGCTCCGCTTAAAGTCGCAGTACTCGGCTGTGCAGTAAACGGTCCGGGTGAAGCGCGCGAAGCCGATATCGGTATCGCCGGTGCCCGCGGTGAAGGATTACTCTTCATGCACGGTAAGACTGTTCGTAAAGTACCTGAGGAAACTATGGTGGACGAGCTTAAGAAGGAAATTGATATTATGGCAGAAGCATATCATGAGAAACAGCGCCTTGAAAAAGAGGCGGAAGAAGCAGAAGCCAGATAG
- a CDS encoding DUF1189 family protein: MKYFEFIKRLATFKKYPLFRTVPFRYLLLNILLLSVFISLPFITSLLATVNTFSNLDEVSGDIPEFVIDSGEYRGDEKMIALNEHKVLFTGEISKDEADSLDGEILFAFLRDGIFISDIQNGTFSYSFIGDIKDNESLQQFITDQSASLYFYVLIYITIYVVVIYFLLFTVMLFLSLFLSFVASLMKKKTDYMNWFKIGSYIMMLLSLPIGIAAVYTGMFYWAVLLIALFPYIYYFKKLPDQKKTH; the protein is encoded by the coding sequence ATGAAATATTTTGAGTTTATTAAACGTCTTGCAACATTTAAAAAGTATCCCCTGTTTCGTACAGTACCCTTCCGGTACCTGTTATTAAACATACTGCTGCTGTCTGTTTTTATTTCACTGCCTTTTATTACTTCACTTCTGGCAACTGTGAATACATTTTCAAATCTGGATGAGGTAAGCGGCGATATTCCGGAATTTGTTATCGACAGCGGTGAATATCGGGGTGATGAAAAAATGATAGCCCTGAATGAACACAAAGTGCTGTTTACCGGTGAAATATCAAAGGACGAAGCAGATTCACTGGATGGTGAAATACTGTTTGCCTTTCTCCGCGACGGTATATTCATCAGCGACATTCAAAACGGTACGTTCAGCTACAGCTTTATCGGGGATATTAAAGATAATGAATCGCTGCAGCAGTTTATCACGGATCAGTCTGCGAGTTTATATTTTTATGTATTAATTTATATTACTATTTATGTCGTGGTTATTTACTTCCTGCTGTTTACTGTAATGCTGTTCCTGTCACTTTTCTTAAGCTTCGTTGCAAGTTTAATGAAAAAGAAAACAGATTACATGAACTGGTTTAAAATCGGCTCATATATAATGATGCTGCTGTCACTGCCGATCGGAATTGCTGCAGTGTATACCGGAATGTTTTACTGGGCAGTGCTGCTTATTGCATTATTCCCGTATATTTATTACTTTAAAAAGCTGCCGGATCAAAAGAAAACGCATTAG
- a CDS encoding superoxide dismutase translates to MAFELPKLPYAYDALEPHIDKETMEIHHSKHHNTYVTKLNDAVKGTDLESKSIEEIVKNLDAVPENIKTAVRNNGGGHLNHTFFWELLSPEKKELSGELKEAIESAFGSVDKFKEEFEAAGAGRFGSGWAWLVVNNGALEITSTPNQDNPVSEGKTPVFGVDVWEHAYYLKYQNKRPEYLSAIWNVVDWDKVNELYQAAK, encoded by the coding sequence ATGGCTTTTGAATTACCAAAATTACCATATGCTTATGATGCTTTAGAACCACACATCGACAAAGAAACGATGGAGATTCACCACTCTAAGCACCATAACACTTATGTAACAAAATTAAACGACGCAGTTAAAGGTACTGATCTCGAGTCTAAATCGATCGAAGAAATTGTTAAAAACCTAGATGCTGTACCAGAAAACATCAAGACTGCGGTACGTAATAACGGTGGCGGACACCTTAACCACACATTCTTCTGGGAGTTACTTTCTCCGGAGAAAAAAGAATTATCAGGTGAATTAAAAGAAGCAATTGAATCTGCATTCGGTTCAGTTGATAAATTTAAAGAAGAATTTGAAGCAGCAGGCGCTGGCCGTTTTGGTTCAGGCTGGGCTTGGCTTGTAGTTAACAATGGTGCTTTAGAAATCACAAGCACTCCAAACCAGGACAACCCTGTTTCTGAAGGTAAAACTCCGGTATTCGGTGTTGACGTTTGGGAGCACGCTTACTACCTTAAATACCAAAACAAGCGTCCTGAGTACTTAAGCGCTATTTGGAACGTAGTAGACTGGGATAAAGTTAACGAACTGTATCAGGCTGCTAAATAA
- a CDS encoding peptidoglycan D,D-transpeptidase FtsI family protein, with protein MLIIFILFLILIIRLGYLQIVLGDTYQEQVENAQYVEINQSVPRGEIYDRNGNLLVGNTAEKAIYFTRHRNMSNFEIMNVAETLSSYISMDTDRLSLRDKQDYIINNYPGELSAIMPEQVTLLENGGISQSEFNEDAYDIIDEDFADSVLKEEDLNIIAVYVEMVTARELNPVIIKSEDVTEEEFAKVNEDLDELAGISTGLDWQRTYPYGPALRTVFGEVSTNDEGLPRELVEYYQALGYSRNDRVGKSYLEFQYEDVLRGEKPQVKYTTDKSGRVTGEETIKEGKAGDDLYLTIDIELQLELEKIAEHHLTGIRELAEEIVEMDEGQGDIDYTIIPEYIDTVQLVVQDPKNGDILAMVGKHINEDGDIVDYDYGTFTATYVPGSSVKGATVATGYQEDVIETGETLIDEPMKFSGTDTVSSFFNRNDQVPIDDQRALMVSSNTYMFKIALAIMGEEYSRNMPLPTDVTTAGYSLRNGLNQFGLGVSTGIDLPNEAVGLAPQLNNPMNYLYLSIGQYDTYTALQLSQYISTFAADGKRVQQHLAKEIRGSNANDKGPVLNSYGTNVLNTVPVSEDQLSQIKAGFYDVFNTHDEARDMYGTGWDAYHELEPKAAGKTGTAESFRDGDPVLNQTYLGYAPYDNPDMAFSIIFPTMPSTVPFFPAQFMGQDVIEKYYEIYYGQEKEPLYNYDADDFYTQLEYGRY; from the coding sequence ATGCTGATAATATTTATTTTATTTTTAATTCTTATTATACGTCTCGGATATCTGCAGATTGTTCTCGGTGATACATATCAGGAACAGGTGGAAAATGCGCAGTATGTTGAAATCAATCAGAGTGTCCCGCGCGGTGAAATTTATGACCGTAACGGCAATCTGCTTGTCGGCAACACTGCCGAGAAAGCAATATACTTTACGAGACACAGAAATATGTCGAACTTCGAGATAATGAATGTTGCAGAAACGCTCAGTTCCTACATATCCATGGACACTGACCGTCTGTCGCTCCGCGATAAGCAGGATTACATTATTAATAACTATCCGGGAGAACTGTCGGCGATTATGCCTGAACAGGTAACGTTACTTGAGAATGGCGGAATTTCCCAAAGCGAGTTCAACGAAGATGCATACGATATTATAGATGAGGATTTCGCCGATTCTGTATTGAAGGAAGAAGATTTAAATATTATTGCTGTGTACGTGGAAATGGTTACAGCAAGGGAATTGAATCCGGTCATCATTAAAAGTGAAGATGTAACGGAGGAGGAGTTTGCGAAAGTAAATGAAGATCTCGATGAACTGGCAGGTATTTCAACAGGGCTCGACTGGCAGCGTACGTATCCTTATGGTCCCGCACTCCGTACAGTATTCGGTGAAGTATCGACAAACGACGAAGGTCTGCCGCGTGAACTGGTTGAATATTACCAGGCACTCGGCTATTCACGAAACGACAGAGTAGGAAAATCATATCTCGAGTTCCAGTATGAAGACGTGCTCCGCGGTGAAAAACCCCAGGTGAAATACACGACTGACAAGTCCGGCAGAGTAACCGGCGAAGAAACAATTAAAGAAGGTAAAGCGGGAGACGATCTGTATCTTACTATAGATATTGAACTCCAGCTTGAACTTGAAAAAATTGCAGAACATCATTTAACAGGTATCCGTGAACTCGCGGAAGAAATTGTTGAAATGGATGAAGGACAGGGCGACATCGATTACACGATTATCCCGGAATACATCGATACAGTTCAGCTCGTCGTACAGGACCCGAAAAACGGTGACATTCTTGCGATGGTCGGTAAACACATTAATGAAGACGGAGACATCGTCGATTACGACTATGGTACGTTTACCGCAACATATGTACCGGGCTCATCCGTAAAGGGTGCAACAGTTGCAACAGGGTATCAGGAAGATGTGATTGAAACGGGAGAAACGCTGATTGATGAACCGATGAAATTCTCCGGAACGGATACGGTAAGTTCATTCTTTAACCGTAACGATCAGGTGCCTATCGATGATCAGAGAGCATTAATGGTTTCTTCCAACACCTATATGTTTAAAATCGCACTTGCGATTATGGGTGAAGAGTATTCGAGAAACATGCCGCTGCCGACAGATGTGACGACTGCCGGTTATTCACTTCGAAACGGGCTGAATCAGTTCGGACTCGGAGTGTCAACGGGAATCGACCTGCCGAACGAAGCAGTGGGTCTTGCACCCCAGCTGAATAATCCGATGAACTATCTGTACTTAAGTATCGGGCAGTACGACACGTATACAGCGCTGCAGCTGTCACAGTACATTTCAACATTTGCAGCTGACGGCAAACGCGTACAGCAGCATCTGGCAAAAGAAATACGCGGCTCAAACGCCAATGACAAAGGTCCGGTATTAAATTCCTACGGTACAAACGTACTTAATACAGTACCGGTCTCAGAAGATCAGCTGTCACAAATAAAAGCAGGCTTCTACGATGTATTTAATACACATGATGAGGCACGTGATATGTACGGTACAGGATGGGATGCCTATCATGAGCTGGAACCGAAAGCAGCCGGTAAGACCGGAACTGCCGAGAGTTTCAGAGATGGTGATCCTGTACTGAACCAGACATATCTCGGGTACGCTCCGTATGATAATCCGGACATGGCATTTTCAATTATCTTCCCGACGATGCCGAGTACCGTGCCGTTCTTCCCGGCACAATTTATGGGACAGGATGTTATCGAAAAGTATTACGAAATATATTACGGACAGGAAAAAGAACCGCTTTACAATTATGATGCCGATGATTTTTATACTCAGCTCGAGTACGGCAGATATTAA
- a CDS encoding phosphate ABC transporter substrate-binding protein PstS family protein, which produces MKKNLFLAALLMSLMFILAACSGSGSDSSEEASTDEGSEDGSGAEVSGNINEDDEQIAGEGSSTVFPILNLLVEDFNADHGVAVELGGNGTGSGFSALIEGTAQFANASRGIEQEEIDALEDAGIEWTEFLVATDGLTVAVNPANDFVEDLTFEELNMIYSGEAENWSDVREDFPEEPITAYGPDQSHGTHDFFNEEVMDEEGVDAQLIQDTNQVVSSVVGDENAIGFFGFSFYQANEDSLKAVSISGPDSEEAVEPTFENVMDFSYPLSRPLYMYVNNAALEENETFHTFMEYTLKNSQSAAEEVGYVPLEDEALEEELSKLPNLEQ; this is translated from the coding sequence ATGAAGAAGAATTTATTTCTTGCTGCACTCCTGATGAGCTTAATGTTCATTCTGGCAGCTTGTTCCGGTTCGGGATCAGACAGCAGTGAAGAGGCATCAACAGACGAAGGTTCAGAAGACGGATCAGGTGCTGAAGTCAGCGGTAATATAAACGAAGATGATGAACAAATTGCAGGTGAAGGTTCATCAACAGTATTCCCTATACTTAACCTTTTAGTAGAAGATTTTAACGCTGACCACGGTGTAGCTGTTGAACTTGGCGGTAACGGTACAGGTTCAGGATTCAGTGCACTGATAGAAGGTACTGCACAATTTGCTAACGCATCCCGCGGTATCGAGCAGGAAGAAATTGATGCTCTTGAAGACGCTGGAATTGAATGGACAGAATTCCTTGTAGCTACTGACGGTTTAACTGTTGCAGTTAACCCGGCAAACGATTTTGTAGAAGATTTAACTTTTGAGGAACTGAACATGATCTATTCAGGAGAAGCTGAAAACTGGTCGGATGTTCGTGAAGATTTCCCTGAAGAGCCGATCACAGCTTACGGTCCAGACCAGTCACATGGTACACACGACTTCTTTAATGAAGAAGTAATGGACGAAGAGGGCGTTGATGCTCAGCTTATCCAGGATACAAACCAGGTCGTTTCATCTGTAGTAGGCGACGAGAATGCAATCGGGTTCTTCGGTTTCAGTTTCTACCAGGCGAACGAAGATTCATTAAAAGCAGTTTCAATCTCAGGTCCTGACAGCGAAGAAGCTGTTGAGCCGACATTTGAAAACGTAATGGACTTCTCTTACCCGTTATCACGTCCGTTATATATGTACGTAAATAACGCAGCACTTGAAGAGAACGAAACATTCCACACATTTATGGAATATACACTTAAGAATTCACAGTCAGCAGCGGAAGAAGTTGGATATGTACCTCTTGAAGATGAAGCACTTGAAGAAGAACTTTCCAAGCTTCCAAACCTTGAACAATAA
- the pstC gene encoding phosphate ABC transporter permease subunit PstC: MSNNKIRDQIIKNTRSKSNIVEKLIPVILLLITSVSILATIGILYTLLSESFEFFSRVPITEFLTSATWQPYVGEGQWGIWALIMGTLKIVVIAVIFAVPIGLGAAIYLSEYATEKVRRIIKPVLEVLAGIPTVVYGFFAINFVNPILQGIYSGFGLYNAVSAGIVVGIMIIPMIASLSEDAMSSVPRAMREGSLGMGATRFETAVKVVLPAAFSGIVASFVLAISRAIGETMIVSIAAGSTPNASFDVTEPLQTMTGFIVQITSGDAAFGTNLYYSLFAVGMTLFIMTLLMNVIASWFTKKYKEEY, translated from the coding sequence ATGAGCAATAACAAAATCAGAGATCAAATTATTAAAAATACAAGAAGTAAATCCAATATTGTTGAGAAATTGATTCCAGTCATTTTACTTTTAATTACTTCAGTTTCCATTCTCGCAACTATCGGTATTCTTTACACATTACTGTCAGAGTCATTTGAATTCTTTTCACGTGTGCCGATTACTGAGTTCCTGACTTCAGCTACATGGCAGCCATACGTCGGAGAAGGCCAGTGGGGCATCTGGGCACTGATTATGGGCACGCTTAAAATTGTAGTAATCGCAGTGATATTCGCTGTACCGATCGGTCTTGGTGCTGCAATTTATTTAAGTGAATATGCTACTGAAAAAGTGAGACGTATTATCAAACCTGTATTGGAAGTGCTGGCAGGTATTCCGACTGTCGTTTACGGTTTCTTTGCAATCAACTTTGTTAACCCCATCCTCCAGGGTATATACAGTGGATTCGGATTGTACAATGCGGTATCAGCAGGTATCGTCGTAGGGATTATGATTATTCCGATGATTGCGAGCTTAAGTGAAGACGCAATGAGTTCAGTGCCCCGTGCAATGAGGGAAGGCTCACTCGGTATGGGTGCAACACGATTTGAAACAGCTGTTAAAGTAGTACTTCCGGCAGCATTCTCAGGTATCGTTGCATCATTCGTATTAGCAATATCACGTGCAATCGGTGAAACGATGATCGTGTCAATTGCCGCAGGTTCAACACCAAACGCAAGTTTCGATGTGACTGAACCGCTGCAGACGATGACCGGATTTATCGTCCAGATTACTTCAGGTGATGCAGCATTTGGAACAAACTTATACTACAGCCTGTTTGCGGTCGGTATGACACTCTTCATTATGACACTTTTAATGAACGTCATCGCATCGTGGTTTACGAAGAAATATAAGGAGGAGTATTAA
- the pstA gene encoding phosphate ABC transporter permease PstA — MTLIDKDIIARKRSRRQSGNQLFKWLFFLCTMFGLAVLIMLITDTLMDGWSRLNMDFLTNFNSSRASNAGFFGAIIGSLWLMLVTTPVAIVLSVGTALYLEEYAPKNKFTDFIKINISNLAGVPSVVFGLLGLAMFVRALALGNSVLAAGLTLALMILPVIVVASQEAIRAVPASVREASIGMGATKWQTVSRIILPAAIPGIITGIILAISRAIGETAPLVVIGVPTTLLVTPTSVFDSFQAMPMQIYSWVKMPNEEFQYIAAAGIIVLLVILLLMNSVAIFIRNKFSQRY; from the coding sequence ATGACTTTAATAGATAAAGATATTATTGCCAGAAAACGCAGCCGCAGACAATCTGGTAACCAGCTTTTTAAATGGTTGTTCTTCCTGTGCACGATGTTCGGCCTTGCAGTACTCATAATGCTGATTACAGATACACTGATGGACGGCTGGAGCCGTCTCAACATGGACTTTCTGACGAACTTCAACTCGTCGAGAGCATCGAACGCAGGATTTTTCGGGGCGATTATCGGCTCCTTGTGGCTGATGCTTGTCACGACACCTGTAGCAATCGTTCTGTCAGTCGGGACAGCTTTATATCTGGAAGAATATGCACCAAAAAATAAATTTACAGATTTCATAAAAATAAATATTTCAAACCTGGCAGGCGTACCTTCAGTTGTATTTGGTCTTCTCGGCCTGGCAATGTTCGTCCGCGCGCTTGCACTTGGCAATTCGGTACTCGCAGCAGGACTGACACTTGCACTGATGATTCTTCCGGTGATCGTCGTCGCATCACAGGAAGCAATTCGTGCAGTGCCGGCATCTGTACGTGAAGCATCTATCGGTATGGGCGCAACGAAATGGCAGACAGTTTCAAGAATCATTTTACCGGCAGCAATTCCGGGAATTATTACCGGAATTATTTTAGCAATTTCACGTGCAATCGGTGAAACAGCACCGCTTGTAGTTATCGGAGTACCGACTACACTGCTCGTCACACCGACAAGTGTATTCGATTCATTCCAGGCAATGCCGATGCAGATATACAGCTGGGTTAAAATGCCGAACGAAGAGTTCCAGTATATTGCAGCAGCGGGCATTATCGTCCTGCTTGTTATCCTGCTTCTGATGAACTCGGTCGCGATCTTTATCCGCAATAAGTTTTCGCAAAGATATTAA
- the pstB gene encoding phosphate ABC transporter ATP-binding protein PstB, protein MVELKTTVKQNTQNENTEQSPIIQEDKKIVFQSKNFNLWYGDNHALQDINLTFHENDINAIIGPSGCGKSTFVKSLNRMTELVPIVRTEGEIDFRGDDIFNSGMSVEELRTRVGMVFQKPNPFPKSIYDNVAYGPRVHGIKKKSVLDEVVEKSLRSASIWDEVKDRLNDNAYGLSGGQQQRICIARALAVEPEVILMDEPTSALDPISTTKIEDLMQELKKDYSIIIVTHNMQQAARVSDRTSFFYQGYVVESDDTNVIFENPSDKRTEDYVSGRFG, encoded by the coding sequence ATGGTAGAACTAAAAACTACAGTTAAACAAAATACACAAAACGAGAATACAGAGCAGTCTCCGATTATCCAGGAAGATAAAAAGATCGTCTTTCAGTCAAAAAACTTTAACCTCTGGTATGGTGATAACCACGCACTGCAGGACATTAATTTAACATTCCACGAAAACGACATCAATGCGATTATCGGACCGTCAGGATGCGGTAAGTCGACATTTGTTAAATCTTTAAACCGCATGACTGAGTTAGTACCAATCGTCCGTACTGAAGGGGAAATCGACTTCCGCGGCGATGATATTTTCAACAGCGGTATGTCAGTTGAGGAATTAAGAACACGTGTCGGCATGGTTTTCCAGAAACCGAACCCGTTCCCGAAGTCAATTTACGATAACGTTGCATACGGACCGCGTGTACACGGCATTAAGAAGAAGTCTGTTCTTGACGAAGTGGTTGAAAAATCACTCCGCAGTGCATCGATCTGGGACGAAGTTAAAGACCGTCTTAACGACAATGCATACGGCCTGTCTGGCGGACAGCAGCAGCGTATCTGCATCGCACGTGCGCTTGCTGTAGAGCCGGAAGTTATTCTTATGGATGAACCGACAAGTGCGCTGGATCCAATTTCTACGACTAAGATTGAAGACTTAATGCAGGAACTTAAAAAAGATTACAGCATCATTATCGTTACGCACAACATGCAGCAGGCTGCACGTGTGTCGGACAGAACTTCTTTCTTCTACCAGGGATACGTTGTTGAATCAGATGATACGAATGTTATTTTTGAAAATCCTTCTGACAAGCGTACAGAAGACTACGTGTCAGGCAGATTCGGCTAA
- the phoU gene encoding phosphate signaling complex protein PhoU, translating into MTLYREKFHEQLHALINECINLGEECHKRLARTVEILVAENIDEARQVVRDDSEINKMEADINAHAINLITTQQPVATDLRMIISCIKIADNLERIADNISNVAEVRKRIKITNERTLLRFKTMERLASLMLEDVYTAFKEDDMDLLHEIILRDQDIDAVFVQITTSDIFEESDAFLTGQIQLTAKYLERIGDHIKSIAEHIYYIHTGDPYEKSKSE; encoded by the coding sequence ATGACATTGTACCGTGAAAAGTTTCATGAGCAGCTTCATGCACTGATTAACGAATGTATTAACCTTGGAGAAGAATGTCACAAACGACTGGCGCGTACGGTGGAAATTCTCGTTGCAGAAAACATCGATGAAGCACGTCAGGTCGTCCGCGACGATTCAGAAATTAATAAGATGGAAGCAGACATCAATGCGCATGCGATTAATTTAATTACGACACAGCAGCCGGTCGCGACAGATTTAAGAATGATCATATCCTGTATAAAAATTGCAGATAATTTAGAACGTATTGCCGACAATATCAGCAATGTCGCAGAGGTCAGAAAACGTATTAAGATTACGAATGAACGTACGCTGCTCCGATTTAAAACGATGGAGCGTCTCGCTTCATTAATGCTGGAAGATGTATATACTGCCTTTAAGGAAGATGACATGGATCTGCTGCACGAAATTATTTTGAGAGATCAGGATATCGACGCAGTGTTTGTACAGATTACGACGTCGGACATATTCGAAGAGTCCGATGCATTCCTGACAGGACAAATTCAGCTGACAGCGAAGTACCTCGAACGTATCGGCGACCACATCAAAAGTATCGCAGAACATATTTACTATATTCATACCGGTGACCCGTACGAAAAATCCAAAAGTGAATAG